One segment of Burkholderia multivorans ATCC BAA-247 DNA contains the following:
- the gspE gene encoding type II secretion system ATPase GspE has protein sequence MLSSAHDGAPGERQPPSPLAARLLPYGFAKNGQVLIAHQLDDTLEVWISDRTNDAALAEIARNFGSIVVQRVPADELAQAINHAYARQDGSAAQIVGEVEGEVDLSRLMQDIPEVEDLLESEDDAPIIRMINALLTQAAREQASDIHIEPFENASVVRFRVDGTLRDVVRPKKALHGALISRIKIMAQLDIAEKRLPQDGRITLRVGGRPVDVRVSTLPTGHGERAVLRLLEKDAQRLNLEALGMGRDTLVQFDKLISRPHGIVLVTGPTGSGKTTTLYASMSRLETATTNIMTVEDPIEYDLSGIGQTQVNERIGMTFARALRSILRQDPDVIMIGEIRDLETAQIAVQASLTGHLVLATLHTNDAASAVTRLTDMGVEPYLLASSLLGVLAQRLVRQLCPVCKEERHEDGRSVWHPVGCDKCGHSGYTGRRGVYELLIVDDAIRTLIHRNAADAEILAAGRAQGMRTLRDDAERWLAAGATSLEEVLRVTGGA, from the coding sequence CTGCTGTCCTCTGCCCACGACGGCGCGCCCGGCGAACGGCAGCCGCCCTCGCCGCTCGCCGCGCGGCTGCTGCCGTACGGCTTCGCGAAGAACGGCCAGGTGCTGATCGCGCACCAGCTCGACGACACGCTCGAGGTGTGGATCAGCGATCGCACGAACGACGCCGCGCTGGCCGAGATCGCACGCAATTTCGGCTCGATCGTCGTGCAGCGTGTGCCGGCCGACGAGCTCGCGCAGGCGATCAACCACGCGTATGCGCGGCAGGACGGCAGCGCCGCGCAGATCGTCGGCGAGGTGGAAGGCGAAGTCGATCTGTCGCGGCTGATGCAGGACATCCCGGAAGTCGAGGATCTACTCGAATCGGAGGACGACGCGCCGATCATCCGGATGATCAACGCGCTGCTCACGCAGGCCGCGCGCGAACAGGCGTCGGACATCCATATCGAACCGTTCGAGAACGCGTCGGTCGTGCGCTTTCGCGTCGACGGCACGCTGCGCGACGTCGTGCGGCCGAAGAAGGCGCTGCACGGCGCGCTGATCTCGCGCATCAAGATCATGGCGCAGCTCGACATCGCGGAAAAACGTCTGCCGCAGGACGGCCGCATCACGCTGCGCGTCGGCGGCCGGCCGGTCGACGTGCGCGTGTCGACGCTGCCGACCGGCCACGGCGAACGCGCGGTGCTGCGTCTGCTCGAGAAGGACGCGCAGCGGCTGAACCTCGAAGCGCTCGGGATGGGCCGCGACACGCTCGTGCAGTTCGACAAGCTGATCTCGCGTCCGCACGGCATCGTGCTCGTGACCGGGCCGACCGGCTCCGGGAAGACGACGACGCTGTACGCGTCGATGTCGCGGCTCGAAACCGCGACGACCAACATCATGACCGTCGAGGATCCGATCGAATACGACCTGTCGGGCATCGGCCAGACGCAGGTCAACGAGCGGATCGGGATGACGTTCGCGCGCGCGCTGCGCTCGATCCTGCGTCAGGACCCGGACGTGATCATGATCGGCGAAATCCGCGACCTCGAAACCGCGCAGATCGCGGTGCAGGCCTCGCTCACGGGCCACCTCGTACTCGCGACGCTGCACACGAACGATGCGGCGTCGGCCGTCACGCGTCTGACCGACATGGGCGTCGAGCCGTATTTGCTCGCGTCGTCGCTGCTCGGCGTGCTCGCGCAGCGGCTCGTGCGCCAGCTTTGTCCGGTCTGCAAGGAAGAGCGGCACGAGGACGGCCGCAGCGTGTGGCATCCGGTCGGCTGCGACAAGTGCGGGCATTCGGGCTACACGGGCCGGCGCGGCGTGTACGAGCTGCTGATCGTCGACGATGCGATTCGCACGCTGATTCACCGCAACGCGGCCGACGCGGAGATTCTCGCGGCCGGCCGCGCGCAGGGCATGCGCACGCTGCGCGACGACGCGGAGCGCTGGCTCGCGGCCGGCGCGACGTCGCTGGAGGAAGTGCTGCGCGTGACGGGAGGCGCATAG
- the gspD gene encoding type II secretion system secretin GspD, giving the protein MRRVATTLIIAGIIGSQAAYAQVTLNFVNADIDQVAKAIGAATGKTIIVDPRVKGQLNLVAERSVPEDQALKTLQSALRMQGFALVQDHGVLKVVPEADAKLQGVPTYVGNVPRARGDQVITQVFELHNESANNLLPVLRPLISPNNTVTAYPANNSIVVTDYADNVRRIAQIIAGVDSAAGAQVQVVPLRNANAIDLASQLQKMLDPGAIGNSDATLKVSVTADPRTNSLLLRASNASRLAAAKRLVQQLDAPSAVPGNMHVVPLRNADAVKLAKTLRGMLGKGGNDTGSSASSNDANSFNQNGSSSSGNFSTGTAGTPPLPSGGLGGTSSSSYGSGASGSGGLGNAGLLGGDKDKNDDNQPGGMIQADAATNSLIITASDPVYRNLRAVIDQLDKRRAQVYIEALIVELNSTTAGQLGIQWQVASGALLAGTNLAATAGSVAGNSIINLTTGSVNSSTGTATGVGLPANLANLNQGLNIGWLHNMFGVQGLGALLQYFAGVSDANVLSTPNLITLDNEEAKIVVGENVPIPTGSYSNLTSGTTSNAFNTYDRRDVGLTLHVKPQITDGGILKLQLYTEDSAVDTATTNAQTGPSFTKRSIQSTILADNGEVIVLGGLMQDAYNVSNSKVPLLGDIPWIGQLFRSESKQRKKTNLMVFLRPVIIADRDTAQAVTSNRYDYIQGVTGAYKSDNNVIRDKDDPVVPPMPLGPSQGGTAAGNLFDLDKMRRQQMQRQIAPPAAEQAPAQSQGVPAQTVPQQPLTAPGASQ; this is encoded by the coding sequence ATGCGGCGCGTCGCCACGACGCTGATCATCGCCGGCATCATCGGTTCGCAGGCTGCCTACGCTCAGGTCACGCTCAATTTCGTCAATGCGGATATCGACCAGGTCGCGAAGGCGATCGGCGCCGCCACCGGCAAGACCATCATCGTCGACCCGCGCGTCAAGGGGCAGCTGAACCTCGTCGCCGAACGCTCGGTGCCCGAAGATCAGGCGCTGAAGACGCTGCAGTCCGCGCTGCGCATGCAGGGCTTCGCGCTCGTACAGGATCACGGCGTGCTGAAGGTCGTGCCCGAAGCCGACGCGAAACTGCAGGGCGTGCCGACCTACGTCGGCAACGTGCCGCGCGCACGCGGCGACCAGGTCATCACGCAGGTGTTCGAACTGCACAACGAATCGGCGAACAACCTGCTGCCGGTGCTGCGGCCGCTGATCTCGCCGAACAACACCGTGACCGCGTATCCGGCGAACAACTCGATCGTCGTTACCGACTATGCGGACAACGTGCGCCGCATCGCGCAGATCATCGCGGGCGTCGACAGCGCGGCGGGCGCGCAGGTGCAGGTCGTGCCGCTGCGCAACGCGAACGCGATCGACCTCGCGTCGCAGCTGCAGAAGATGCTCGACCCCGGCGCGATCGGCAACAGCGACGCGACGCTGAAGGTCTCGGTCACGGCCGATCCGCGCACCAACTCGCTGCTGCTGCGCGCCTCGAATGCGTCGCGGCTCGCGGCCGCGAAGCGGCTCGTGCAGCAGCTCGACGCGCCGAGCGCAGTGCCCGGCAACATGCACGTCGTGCCGCTGCGCAACGCCGATGCGGTGAAGCTCGCGAAGACGCTGCGCGGCATGCTCGGCAAGGGCGGCAACGACACCGGCTCGTCGGCGTCGTCGAACGATGCGAACAGCTTCAACCAGAACGGCTCGTCCTCGAGCGGCAACTTCTCGACCGGCACGGCCGGCACGCCGCCGCTGCCGTCCGGCGGGCTCGGCGGGACGTCTTCGTCGTCGTACGGCAGCGGCGCGTCGGGCAGCGGCGGCCTCGGCAACGCGGGGCTGCTCGGCGGCGACAAGGACAAGAACGACGACAACCAGCCGGGCGGGATGATCCAGGCCGATGCGGCGACCAACTCGCTGATCATCACCGCGTCCGATCCCGTGTACCGGAACCTGCGCGCGGTGATCGACCAGCTCGACAAGCGTCGCGCGCAGGTCTATATCGAAGCGCTGATCGTCGAACTGAATTCGACGACGGCCGGCCAGCTCGGGATCCAGTGGCAGGTCGCGAGCGGCGCGCTGCTCGCCGGCACGAACCTCGCGGCGACGGCCGGCAGCGTCGCCGGCAACAGCATCATCAACCTGACGACGGGCTCGGTGAACAGCAGCACGGGCACCGCCACCGGCGTCGGGCTGCCCGCCAATCTCGCGAACCTGAACCAGGGCCTCAACATCGGCTGGCTGCACAACATGTTCGGCGTGCAGGGCCTCGGCGCGCTGCTGCAGTATTTCGCGGGCGTCAGCGACGCGAACGTGCTGTCGACGCCGAACCTGATCACGCTCGACAACGAGGAAGCGAAGATCGTCGTCGGCGAGAACGTGCCGATTCCGACCGGTTCGTATTCGAACCTGACGAGCGGCACGACGAGCAACGCGTTCAACACCTACGATCGCCGCGACGTCGGCCTGACGCTGCACGTGAAGCCGCAGATCACCGACGGCGGGATCCTGAAGCTGCAGCTCTACACCGAAGATTCCGCGGTCGACACCGCGACGACGAACGCGCAGACGGGCCCGTCGTTCACGAAGCGCTCGATCCAGTCGACGATTCTCGCGGACAACGGCGAAGTGATCGTGCTCGGCGGCCTGATGCAGGACGCGTACAACGTGTCCAACAGCAAGGTGCCGCTGCTCGGCGACATCCCGTGGATCGGCCAGCTGTTCCGCTCCGAAAGCAAGCAGCGCAAGAAGACCAACCTGATGGTGTTCCTGCGCCCGGTGATCATCGCCGATCGCGATACGGCGCAGGCCGTCACCTCGAACCGCTACGACTACATCCAGGGCGTGACGGGCGCGTACAAGTCGGACAACAACGTGATCCGCGACAAGGACGACCCCGTCGTGCCGCCGATGCCGCTCGGCCCGAGCCAGGGCGGCACGGCCGCGGGCAACCTGTTCGATCTCGACAAGATGCGTCGCCAGCAGATGCAGCGCCAGATCGCGCCGCCGGCCGCCGAGCAGGCGCCCGCGCAGTCGCAGGGCGTGCCGGCGCAGACGGTGCCGCAGCAGCCGCTGACCGCGCCGGGGGCGTCGCAGTGA
- a CDS encoding lytic transglycosylase domain-containing protein, whose translation MKRRFASLVWIAAGAWFASANAHADCFDEAARYQKVNPLILRAIAWQESRNRPSALNKNTNGSVDYGLMQINSVHLSTLSRYGIDRDTLMEPCKNVYIAAWHLRQKMNRYGNTWQAVGAYHSETPALRDKYARQIAAILAQWKLLPPQ comes from the coding sequence ATGAAAAGACGGTTCGCTTCGCTCGTGTGGATCGCCGCCGGCGCGTGGTTCGCCAGCGCGAACGCGCACGCCGATTGTTTCGACGAGGCTGCCCGCTACCAGAAGGTCAATCCGCTGATCCTGCGTGCGATCGCCTGGCAGGAGTCGCGCAACCGCCCGAGCGCACTGAACAAGAACACGAACGGGTCCGTCGATTACGGGCTCATGCAGATCAATTCGGTCCATCTGTCGACGCTGTCGCGCTACGGCATCGATCGCGACACGCTGATGGAGCCGTGCAAGAACGTCTATATCGCCGCGTGGCATCTGCGGCAGAAAATGAACCGCTACGGCAACACGTGGCAGGCCGTCGGCGCCTATCATTCGGAAACGCCGGCACTGCGCGACAAGTACGCGCGGCAGATCGCGGCGATCCTCGCGCAGTGGAAGCTGCTGCCGCCGCAATAG
- a CDS encoding GTP-binding protein, with protein MRTAMKQPLPVTVLSGFLGAGKTTLLNHILANRAGLKVAVIVNDLAAVNIDASIVRDAQALSHVEERLVEMSNGCICCTLRDDLLVEIRQLAAEGRFDAIVIESTGIAEPMPIAETFTFVDDDGTSLGDTARLDTLVTVVDAFNFLRDYGSDDALATRGIAASEDDDRTLVELLIEQIEFCDVLVINKADLVSADELARLQHILARLNPRAHQVVSTFGNVPLDAVLNTGRFDFDEAANAPGWLASLDRDHAYCDDPDCDAHHHAHVHGEADEFGIANFVYRARRPFHPARLWALLHQQWPGVLRSKGFFWLATRNDIAGSLSQAGGVCRHGPAGLWWAAQDRAEWPDDDELLAEIRTEWEGDFDDRSIGDRRQELVLIGIALDADAWRAKLDACLLTDAEFALGAAGWAAFDDPFPAWDVDAHDDEDPGDAQIVRP; from the coding sequence GTGCGTACCGCAATGAAACAGCCGTTGCCCGTCACCGTGCTGTCCGGCTTCCTCGGCGCCGGCAAGACCACGCTGCTCAACCATATCCTCGCGAACCGCGCGGGCCTGAAAGTCGCCGTGATCGTCAACGACCTCGCGGCGGTCAACATCGACGCGTCGATCGTGCGCGACGCGCAGGCGCTGTCGCATGTCGAGGAACGGCTCGTCGAGATGTCGAACGGCTGCATCTGCTGCACGCTGCGCGACGATCTGCTCGTCGAGATCCGCCAGCTCGCGGCGGAAGGCCGCTTCGACGCGATCGTGATCGAATCGACCGGTATCGCGGAGCCGATGCCGATCGCCGAGACCTTCACGTTCGTCGACGACGACGGCACGTCGCTCGGCGACACCGCACGGCTCGACACGCTCGTCACGGTCGTCGACGCATTCAATTTCCTGCGCGACTACGGCTCGGACGATGCACTCGCGACGCGCGGCATCGCCGCCTCCGAAGACGACGATCGCACGCTCGTCGAGCTGCTGATCGAGCAGATCGAATTCTGCGACGTGCTCGTGATCAACAAGGCCGACCTCGTCAGCGCGGACGAACTCGCGCGGCTGCAGCACATTCTCGCGCGGCTCAATCCGCGCGCGCATCAGGTCGTGTCGACGTTCGGCAACGTGCCGCTCGACGCGGTGCTGAACACCGGCCGCTTCGATTTCGACGAAGCGGCGAATGCGCCCGGCTGGCTCGCGTCGCTCGATCGCGATCATGCGTACTGCGACGATCCCGACTGCGACGCGCATCATCATGCGCACGTGCACGGCGAAGCGGACGAATTCGGCATCGCGAATTTCGTTTACCGCGCGCGCCGGCCGTTTCATCCGGCGCGACTCTGGGCGCTGCTCCATCAGCAATGGCCGGGCGTGCTGCGCAGCAAGGGCTTCTTCTGGCTCGCGACGCGCAACGACATCGCCGGCTCGCTGTCGCAGGCGGGCGGCGTGTGCCGGCACGGTCCGGCGGGGCTCTGGTGGGCCGCGCAGGATCGCGCGGAATGGCCGGACGACGACGAACTGCTCGCCGAAATTCGCACTGAATGGGAAGGCGATTTCGACGACCGCTCGATCGGCGATCGCCGTCAGGAACTCGTGCTGATCGGCATCGCGCTCGACGCCGACGCATGGCGCGCGAAGCTCGACGCCTGCCTGCTGACCGATGCGGAATTCGCGCTCGGCGCGGCCGGATGGGCCGCGTTCGACGACCCGTTCCCCGCATGGGACGTCGACGCGCACGACGACGAAGACCCCGGCGACGCGCAGATCGTGCGCCCGTAA
- a CDS encoding HU family DNA-binding protein produces MNKQELIDAVAAQTGASKAQTGETLDTLLEVIKKAVSKGDAVQLIGFGSFGSGKRAARTGRNPKTGETIKIPAAKTVKFTAGKAFKDAVNKR; encoded by the coding sequence ATGAACAAACAGGAACTGATCGACGCCGTCGCCGCCCAAACGGGCGCCAGCAAGGCTCAAACCGGCGAAACGCTGGACACGCTGCTCGAAGTCATCAAGAAAGCCGTGTCGAAGGGTGATGCGGTTCAGCTGATCGGCTTCGGCAGCTTCGGTTCGGGCAAGCGCGCAGCACGTACGGGCCGCAACCCGAAGACGGGCGAAACCATCAAGATCCCGGCAGCCAAGACGGTCAAGTTCACGGCTGGCAAGGCGTTCAAGGACGCCGTCAACAAGCGTTAA
- the mnmC gene encoding bifunctional tRNA (5-methylaminomethyl-2-thiouridine)(34)-methyltransferase MnmD/FAD-dependent 5-carboxymethylaminomethyl-2-thiouridine(34) oxidoreductase MnmC, with protein MPDRLVPATLAFRDDGTLVSPAYGDIYHSAAGAIAQANHVFVAGNGLPARWQQRRTFTIVETGFGTGCNFLATWAAWRDDPARCERLHFVSVEKHPFSREDLRRAAAHIVANTTISANVDELADAWPPLVPGLHRLEFDAGRVVLTLVFGDALERLPTLVARADAFYLDGFAPSKNADLWSIDVFRALARMADERATFATYSSSGVVKRALDEAGFAYRKVDGFAGKRAMLVGEYAPRWRMRRHEPPRAWPNASARRALVIGAGVAGCAVVERLAARGWNVTLIERHERIASEASGNPAGVFHPLMTRDDNVASRLTRAGFLYAVARWRALEKGGHAFARSTRGMVHLAESADDFARMRDAFDALGAPSDYAKLLDTDAARAYLDLPVAHGGLLFPHGGAVWPAALADAQCAAAGDRVQRLTRTEVARLERNGDEWHALDAHGRTLAQAPVVVLANAGDAVRLAGLRHVALQPVRGQLTLLPAGSASPLPCPAIGDGYAVPLDDGTLLIGATFEPDDVDPAIRVAGHAENLERVRRLLPGLIDDVPALDTLRGRVAFRWVAGDRLPLIGPLADEAQAVANARALSGAKARDLPRMPGLYGAFGYGSRGLVWAALGAELIASQLDGEPWPIERELAEAVDPARFLIRALRARQVSAAD; from the coding sequence ATGCCCGACCGACTCGTCCCTGCCACGCTCGCGTTCCGCGACGACGGCACCCTCGTCTCGCCCGCGTACGGCGACATCTATCACAGTGCCGCGGGCGCGATCGCGCAGGCCAACCACGTGTTCGTCGCGGGCAACGGGCTGCCCGCGCGCTGGCAGCAGCGCCGCACGTTTACGATCGTCGAGACGGGCTTCGGCACTGGCTGCAACTTCCTCGCCACGTGGGCCGCGTGGCGCGACGATCCCGCACGCTGCGAGCGTCTCCATTTCGTGTCGGTCGAAAAACATCCGTTCTCGCGCGAAGACCTGCGTCGCGCCGCTGCGCATATCGTTGCGAACACAACGATCTCGGCGAACGTCGATGAGCTCGCCGATGCATGGCCGCCGCTCGTGCCGGGCCTGCATCGACTCGAATTCGACGCAGGCCGCGTCGTGCTCACGCTCGTGTTCGGCGATGCGCTCGAGCGGCTGCCGACACTCGTCGCACGCGCCGATGCGTTTTATCTCGACGGCTTTGCGCCGTCGAAGAACGCGGATCTCTGGTCGATCGACGTGTTTCGCGCGCTTGCGCGCATGGCCGACGAGCGCGCGACGTTCGCGACGTATTCGAGTTCCGGCGTCGTGAAACGCGCGCTCGACGAAGCGGGTTTCGCGTATCGCAAGGTCGACGGTTTCGCCGGCAAGCGCGCGATGCTGGTCGGCGAATATGCGCCGCGTTGGCGCATGCGCCGGCACGAACCGCCGCGCGCATGGCCGAACGCCTCCGCGCGCCGTGCGCTCGTGATCGGCGCCGGCGTCGCCGGCTGTGCGGTGGTCGAGCGGCTCGCCGCGCGCGGCTGGAACGTGACGCTGATCGAACGGCACGAACGAATCGCGAGCGAAGCGTCCGGCAATCCGGCCGGCGTGTTCCATCCGCTGATGACGCGCGACGACAACGTCGCGAGCCGTCTTACGCGCGCCGGTTTTCTCTACGCGGTCGCGCGCTGGCGAGCACTCGAAAAGGGCGGTCACGCGTTTGCGCGCAGCACGCGCGGCATGGTTCATCTCGCCGAATCGGCGGACGACTTCGCGCGCATGCGCGATGCATTCGATGCGCTCGGCGCACCGTCCGACTACGCGAAGCTGCTCGACACGGACGCCGCGCGCGCCTATCTGGATCTGCCGGTCGCGCATGGCGGGCTGCTGTTTCCGCACGGCGGCGCGGTGTGGCCGGCCGCACTGGCCGACGCGCAATGCGCGGCCGCCGGTGATCGCGTGCAACGGCTGACGCGCACCGAAGTCGCGCGGCTCGAACGAAACGGCGACGAGTGGCATGCGCTCGACGCGCACGGACGCACGCTCGCGCAGGCGCCGGTCGTCGTACTCGCGAATGCCGGCGATGCGGTGCGGCTTGCCGGGCTGCGGCACGTCGCGCTGCAACCCGTGCGCGGGCAGCTGACGCTGCTGCCGGCAGGCAGCGCATCGCCGCTGCCGTGCCCGGCGATCGGCGACGGCTACGCAGTGCCGCTCGACGACGGCACGCTGCTGATCGGTGCGACGTTCGAACCGGACGACGTGGATCCGGCGATACGCGTGGCCGGCCATGCGGAAAACCTCGAGCGCGTGCGGCGCCTGCTGCCGGGACTGATCGACGACGTGCCCGCGCTCGACACGCTGCGCGGCCGCGTCGCGTTCCGCTGGGTCGCCGGCGACCGGCTGCCGCTGATCGGCCCGCTCGCCGACGAAGCGCAGGCGGTCGCCAACGCCCGCGCGCTGAGCGGTGCCAAAGCCCGCGACCTGCCACGCATGCCGGGGCTCTACGGCGCATTCGGCTACGGCTCGCGCGGTCTCGTCTGGGCCGCGCTCGGCGCCGAGCTCATCGCCTCGCAGCTCGACGGCGAGCCCTGGCCGATCGAGCGCGAACTCGCAGAAGCGGTCGATCCCGCCCGTTTCCTGATCCGCGCATTGCGCGCACGCCAGGTGAGCGCCGCCGACTGA
- a CDS encoding cation:proton antiporter, with product MKSAFSFLPNWPLTPDAVFWAGLALFAAGLCGELCYRAWRLPRITGYAVIGLIAGSFGFGVIDSSTDETSRLLINVALGLLLFELGSRLDLRWIRRNPWLIASSLAEATLTFVLVLFVMLALGVSGMVALVLSAIAIATSPSMVIQLKTELRAEGQVSQRLITLTALNSVYAIVLTKLVTSWLHQEAYGNVFATILQPVYLLVGSFIVAYLVARSCNYLFRHMTSTMRDEHSFVALFGLVMLAIAVAQALKLSTLLTLLLAGIIVKNLEARPQLWPEHFGTAGWLLTVVLFVLTLTSFTWGDIALGGLFAIVLIVTRLVAKLGGVVAFAKPSGIGMKQGVALGIALTPMSALSYLLVDDTYQLYPNFDPHLRAIVMCTIVILQLVSPFVVYRCLSAVGERSDGN from the coding sequence ATGAAGTCGGCGTTCTCATTTCTGCCCAACTGGCCGCTTACGCCGGATGCCGTGTTCTGGGCCGGGCTCGCGCTGTTCGCGGCCGGGCTGTGCGGCGAGCTCTGCTATCGCGCGTGGCGGCTGCCGCGCATTACCGGTTATGCGGTGATCGGTCTCATCGCCGGTTCGTTCGGTTTCGGCGTGATCGATTCGAGCACGGACGAAACGTCGCGGCTGTTGATCAACGTCGCACTCGGGCTGCTGCTGTTCGAACTCGGCAGCCGCCTCGACCTGCGGTGGATCCGCCGCAATCCGTGGCTCATTGCGTCCAGCCTCGCCGAAGCGACGCTGACGTTCGTGCTCGTGCTGTTCGTGATGCTTGCGCTCGGCGTGTCGGGCATGGTCGCGCTCGTGCTGTCGGCGATCGCGATCGCGACGTCGCCGTCGATGGTGATCCAGCTGAAGACCGAGCTCCGCGCGGAAGGGCAGGTGTCGCAGCGGCTGATCACGCTGACCGCGCTGAACAGCGTCTACGCAATCGTGCTGACCAAGCTCGTCACGAGCTGGCTGCATCAGGAAGCGTACGGCAACGTGTTCGCCACGATCCTGCAGCCTGTCTATCTGCTCGTCGGTTCGTTCATCGTCGCGTATCTGGTCGCGCGTTCGTGCAATTACCTGTTCCGCCACATGACATCGACGATGCGCGACGAGCATTCGTTCGTCGCGCTGTTCGGCCTCGTCATGCTCGCGATCGCGGTCGCGCAGGCGCTAAAGCTGTCGACGCTGCTCACGCTGCTGCTCGCGGGGATCATCGTCAAAAACCTCGAAGCGCGCCCCCAGCTGTGGCCCGAGCATTTCGGCACGGCCGGCTGGCTGCTCACGGTCGTGCTGTTCGTGCTCACGCTCACCTCGTTCACATGGGGCGACATCGCGCTCGGCGGCCTGTTCGCGATCGTGCTGATCGTCACGCGGCTCGTCGCGAAACTCGGCGGCGTCGTCGCGTTCGCGAAGCCGAGCGGGATCGGGATGAAGCAGGGCGTCGCGCTCGGCATCGCGCTGACGCCGATGTCCGCGCTGAGCTACCTGCTCGTCGACGATACCTACCAGCTCTACCCGAACTTCGATCCGCATCTGCGCGCGATCGTGATGTGCACGATCGTGATCCTGCAGCTCGTCAGCCCGTTCGTCGTCTACCGATGCTTGTCGGCGGTCGGCGAGCGCAGCGACGGCAACTGA
- a CDS encoding YbdK family carboxylate-amine ligase: MALETFVNSEPFTFGVELEIQVVNTHNYDLTKAASDLMRLIQGESFPGNITPEITESMIELSTGICHTHEQALGELHAIRDVLVKAADQLNVGLAGGGTHAFQQWSDRQIYDAPRFQYLSELYGYLAKQFTVFGQHVHIGCPDPDSALFLLHSMSRFIPHFIALSASSPFVQNVDTGFHSARLNSVFAFPLSGRAPFALTWHDFEEYFTKMVNTGVVNSMKDFYWDIRPKPGYGTIEVRVMDTPLSVDRAAAIACYIQTLARYLLLDRPLTLTEDDYLVYTFNRFEACRFGLEGTCVNPQTGERRTIAEDILDTLDRIAPHAAELGSRAALDEIGALAKARVNDASWLRTVFKQEKSLNETVRQQCLRWRE; this comes from the coding sequence ATGGCACTCGAAACCTTCGTCAATTCCGAGCCGTTCACGTTCGGCGTCGAACTCGAAATCCAGGTCGTCAACACGCACAACTACGACCTCACCAAGGCCGCATCGGACCTGATGCGGCTGATCCAGGGCGAGTCCTTTCCGGGCAACATCACGCCGGAAATCACCGAGAGCATGATCGAGCTGTCGACCGGCATCTGCCATACGCACGAGCAGGCGCTCGGCGAGCTGCACGCGATCCGCGACGTGCTCGTGAAGGCGGCCGACCAGCTCAACGTCGGGCTGGCCGGCGGCGGTACGCACGCGTTCCAGCAATGGAGCGACCGGCAGATCTACGACGCGCCGCGCTTCCAGTATCTGTCCGAGCTGTACGGCTATCTCGCGAAGCAGTTCACGGTGTTCGGCCAGCACGTGCACATCGGCTGCCCCGATCCGGACAGCGCGCTGTTCCTGCTGCATTCGATGTCGCGCTTCATTCCGCACTTCATCGCGCTGTCGGCGTCGTCGCCGTTCGTGCAGAACGTCGACACCGGCTTCCATTCCGCGCGGCTCAATTCGGTGTTCGCGTTTCCGCTGTCGGGCCGCGCGCCGTTCGCGCTCACGTGGCACGACTTCGAGGAATACTTCACGAAGATGGTGAACACGGGCGTCGTGAACTCGATGAAGGATTTCTACTGGGACATCCGCCCGAAGCCCGGCTATGGAACGATCGAAGTGCGCGTGATGGATACGCCGCTGTCGGTCGATCGCGCCGCTGCGATCGCGTGCTACATCCAGACGCTCGCGCGCTATCTGCTGCTCGATCGTCCGCTGACGCTCACCGAGGACGACTATCTCGTCTACACGTTCAACCGTTTCGAAGCGTGCCGCTTCGGGCTCGAAGGCACGTGCGTGAATCCTCAGACCGGCGAGCGCCGCACGATCGCCGAAGACATCCTCGACACGCTCGACCGGATCGCGCCGCATGCGGCCGAGCTCGGCTCGCGCGCGGCGCTCGACGAGATCGGCGCGCTCGCGAAAGCGCGCGTGAACGACGCATCGTGGCTGCGAACCGTCTTCAAGCAGGAAAAATCGCTGAACGAAACCGTTCGCCAGCAGTGCCTGCGTTGGCGCGAATGA